Proteins found in one Sulfuricurvum sp. genomic segment:
- a CDS encoding YigZ family protein, translating into METVEGVFSDIIEIKGSKFIAFLMPISLYDEEMKRLRELHPKAVHFVSAYRSLNEFDQIVEYSSDDGEPKGTSGKPTLAVLQGHDLINAAIITVRYFGGTKLGPGGLVRAYAEAANAAYAQADLRPYEKLFNQKIECDYSHVSMVEYECLQQHIRISTKEFGEKGAVFTIEGTAENLERFYTALGRTVQKI; encoded by the coding sequence ATGGAGACCGTAGAGGGAGTTTTTAGCGATATTATCGAGATCAAAGGGTCTAAATTTATCGCTTTTTTGATGCCGATATCACTCTATGATGAGGAGATGAAACGATTGAGGGAACTTCACCCTAAAGCGGTCCATTTTGTCAGTGCGTATCGCAGCCTCAATGAGTTTGATCAAATCGTCGAATACTCTAGTGATGACGGAGAGCCAAAAGGGACATCCGGCAAACCGACGCTAGCGGTATTGCAGGGACATGATCTGATCAATGCGGCGATCATTACGGTCCGCTACTTCGGCGGGACAAAGTTGGGGCCGGGAGGGCTGGTCCGGGCGTATGCCGAAGCGGCAAACGCTGCTTATGCACAAGCGGATTTACGCCCGTATGAGAAACTTTTTAACCAAAAAATCGAGTGTGACTATTCACATGTCTCTATGGTCGAGTATGAATGTTTACAGCAGCATATTCGGATTTCAACGAAAGAGTTCGGTGAAAAAGGGGCGGTTTTTACGATCGAAGGGACAGCGGAAAATTTAGAACGGTTTTATACGGCGCTCGGTAGAACGGTACAAAAAATATAG
- the mutY gene encoding A/G-specific adenine glycosylase, giving the protein MNTSPHATLLQWYADHGRHDLPWRTNPDPYAIYVSEIMLQQTQVKTVLERFYFPFLERFPTLTALAEADLDDVLKMWEGLGYYTRARNLYAAARQCNGQLPDNALDLLNLPGIGQSTAHAIAAFAYREPLPIMDANVKRILHRYYALTERNDKKLWDYAYTLFDSAHPFEYNQAMMDIGATICLPKKPLCPLCPLEKSCLGKTSPLAYPASKAKKIKPVRFRNIIVYQKENRYALIQRRTRFLSGLWSFYESEDKPDIHMKYLGEIIQNYSHFTLEAHVYLCTESVLPEGYEWFSVEEIAQLSLSRADHKVVSLL; this is encoded by the coding sequence ATGAATACTTCTCCCCATGCCACCCTTTTACAATGGTACGCAGACCATGGTCGCCATGACCTTCCATGGCGTACAAATCCGGATCCCTATGCAATCTACGTTAGTGAGATAATGCTTCAGCAAACCCAAGTCAAAACGGTACTGGAACGATTTTATTTCCCTTTTTTGGAACGCTTTCCGACATTAACCGCTCTGGCAGAAGCAGATCTGGATGATGTCCTGAAAATGTGGGAAGGGCTGGGATACTACACCCGTGCACGTAATCTCTATGCTGCCGCACGCCAATGCAACGGACAACTCCCGGACAATGCACTAGACCTCCTTAACCTGCCCGGCATAGGGCAAAGCACCGCACACGCCATTGCCGCTTTTGCCTACCGTGAACCTCTCCCGATTATGGATGCCAATGTCAAAAGGATACTTCACCGTTATTACGCATTGACGGAGCGTAACGACAAAAAGCTATGGGACTATGCCTACACTCTTTTTGACTCGGCACATCCGTTCGAATACAATCAAGCGATGATGGACATCGGCGCCACAATCTGTTTGCCCAAAAAACCGCTCTGTCCCCTCTGTCCGCTGGAAAAAAGCTGCCTGGGGAAAACTTCTCCCCTCGCCTATCCCGCTTCCAAAGCAAAAAAAATAAAACCTGTTCGATTCCGAAATATCATTGTGTATCAAAAAGAAAATCGCTATGCTCTTATCCAGCGAAGAACACGGTTTTTATCCGGATTATGGAGCTTTTATGAAAGTGAAGATAAGCCTGATATCCACATGAAATATTTAGGGGAAATTATACAAAACTACAGCCACTTCACATTAGAGGCTCATGTATATCTGTGTACTGAAAGCGTTCTGCCGGAGGGGTATGAGTGGTTTAGTGTGGAAGAGATCGCACAGCTGTCACTGAGCCGTGCGGATCATAAAGTGGTGAGTTTGTTATAG
- a CDS encoding DUF3137 domain-containing protein, translating to MKSISELTDFYYKELYPYLEELEKTRIHILSQLKWYGGIGTVFFLIVALWMGKNFGLFHPLMIAVAVGFVLIALITYRTMTQGYAKDFKNHIITPLIGAIDSHLSYNPDFIVSQYLFERSNLFQHSIDRYTGNDYVKGSIDGVPIEFSDIHAEYQTRDSKGRTQWHTLFRGLFLVAEFNKNFKSKTVILPDLAEKTFGNLIGGWLQSINISRGKVIQLDDPIFEKKFVVYGDDPIEARYILSHSMMMRIVEFQKKISYPLFISFVQNHIHIAIGTGKNLFEPTVFKSLLDYKQAMEYLHTLRNTIGIVEELKLNEKLWSKE from the coding sequence ATGAAATCCATCTCTGAACTCACCGATTTTTATTACAAAGAGCTATACCCCTATCTCGAAGAGCTGGAGAAAACGCGTATTCATATCCTTTCGCAGCTCAAATGGTACGGAGGGATAGGAACCGTTTTTTTTCTGATTGTCGCACTTTGGATGGGAAAAAACTTCGGGCTGTTTCATCCGTTGATGATTGCTGTTGCCGTAGGCTTTGTTTTAATCGCTTTGATCACGTACCGCACTATGACCCAAGGCTATGCAAAAGATTTCAAAAATCACATCATTACCCCTCTTATCGGAGCGATTGATTCGCATCTGTCCTACAATCCTGATTTTATCGTCTCGCAGTACCTCTTTGAACGCTCAAATCTGTTTCAACACTCTATCGACCGTTACACCGGAAACGATTATGTCAAAGGTTCTATCGACGGTGTCCCGATCGAATTTTCGGATATCCACGCCGAATACCAAACCCGTGATTCCAAAGGACGTACACAGTGGCATACCCTCTTTCGAGGGCTTTTTCTCGTCGCGGAGTTTAACAAAAATTTCAAAAGTAAAACCGTCATACTCCCCGATCTGGCTGAAAAAACTTTCGGGAATTTAATCGGCGGATGGCTTCAATCCATCAATATATCGCGCGGAAAAGTCATACAGCTGGATGATCCGATATTTGAAAAAAAGTTTGTCGTCTACGGCGACGACCCCATCGAAGCACGCTATATCCTGAGCCACTCGATGATGATGCGCATCGTTGAGTTCCAGAAAAAAATCTCCTATCCGCTTTTTATCTCATTTGTCCAAAATCATATCCATATCGCTATCGGAACCGGAAAAAATCTGTTTGAACCGACCGTTTTTAAATCGCTTTTGGATTATAAGCAGGCGATGGAATATCTCCATACATTGCGCAATACAATCGGAATTGTTGAAGAACTAAAGCTCAATGAAAAACTGTGGAGCAAAGAGTAG
- a CDS encoding ATP-binding protein, with amino-acid sequence MAIKLSKKIMRQIGRTNATFGLIEEGDKILVGLSGGKDSLTMIHAMMEQQRRAPFSFEIIAVTVTYGMGEDLTRLSAHCEEFGIPHRIYETNTYEIAGEKIRQNSSFCSFFSRMRRGALYSAAIEYGCNKVALGHHLDDAAESFFMNFIYNGHMRALAPKYRAGNGLIVIRPLIQLRERQLAACALENDMPTIGDEACPSMRFDVKMPHARASMKTMLFEMEQKYPDLFVSINSAFGHISDDTFFDPTRFNM; translated from the coding sequence TTGGCGATTAAACTCAGTAAAAAAATCATGCGTCAAATCGGACGTACCAATGCTACATTCGGTCTCATTGAAGAGGGGGATAAAATCCTTGTCGGATTGAGCGGAGGCAAAGATTCGCTTACGATGATCCATGCCATGATGGAACAGCAGAGGCGTGCCCCGTTTTCCTTTGAGATTATTGCGGTAACGGTAACGTACGGGATGGGTGAGGATTTAACTCGATTGAGTGCTCATTGTGAAGAATTCGGTATCCCTCACCGAATTTACGAGACCAATACCTATGAAATCGCGGGAGAAAAGATTCGCCAAAACTCATCGTTTTGCAGCTTTTTTTCCCGTATGCGGCGCGGTGCACTCTACAGTGCGGCGATTGAGTACGGATGCAATAAGGTAGCGTTGGGCCATCACCTCGATGATGCGGCAGAAAGTTTCTTTATGAATTTTATCTATAACGGTCATATGCGTGCTCTTGCACCTAAATATAGGGCCGGGAACGGGCTCATTGTTATCCGCCCGCTCATACAGCTTCGAGAGCGTCAGCTTGCTGCGTGTGCATTGGAAAATGATATGCCGACGATTGGTGATGAGGCCTGTCCATCGATGCGTTTCGATGTAAAAATGCCTCATGCGCGTGCTTCTATGAAAACGATGCTGTTTGAGATGGAACAAAAATATCCGGATCTCTTTGTTTCGATCAACTCGGCCTTCGGTCATATCAGCGATGATACGTTTTTTGACCCGACACGCTTCAACATGTAA
- a CDS encoding MoxR family ATPase, with protein MNPQSAKRSLAHLCERKVPVFLWGPPGIGKSSIVAQIARERGIGFIDLRLSLLDPTDLRGIPFFNAKNDTAIWAPPAFLPDGSQEEGILFLDELNTAAPMVQASAYQLILDRKIGEYRLPDGWAIVAAGNRESDRGVVFRMAAPLANRFVHLEMEANVEDWRNWAISAGIEPSIVAYISHRPDALFVFNSESRSFATPRTWSYVNDIMASQPEEDLVMAMVSGAIGEELAASYLGFRLVAAQLPDLDAIMEGTCTDVPTDPSALHILCTALTMRVNDYTGSKKLNNLITYSLKLPGEFAVMIIQDLRARKIELDHVESWPLWMRQFNTLLR; from the coding sequence ATGAATCCTCAGAGTGCCAAACGATCTCTCGCACATTTGTGTGAACGTAAAGTCCCCGTCTTTTTATGGGGGCCTCCGGGGATCGGTAAATCTTCCATTGTCGCCCAAATCGCCCGTGAACGGGGGATCGGGTTTATCGACTTGCGTCTTTCTCTTCTCGATCCGACTGATTTGCGCGGTATTCCGTTTTTTAATGCCAAGAATGATACGGCTATTTGGGCCCCGCCCGCATTTTTACCGGATGGGAGTCAAGAAGAGGGGATACTTTTTCTCGACGAACTCAATACTGCCGCCCCGATGGTTCAGGCATCGGCTTATCAGCTGATATTGGACCGAAAGATCGGCGAATATCGCCTTCCGGATGGGTGGGCGATTGTTGCTGCCGGAAATCGTGAGAGTGACCGCGGTGTCGTTTTCCGGATGGCGGCTCCTTTGGCAAACCGTTTTGTCCATTTGGAAATGGAAGCAAATGTCGAAGATTGGCGTAATTGGGCGATCAGTGCAGGGATAGAACCGTCAATAGTGGCCTACATTTCTCATCGTCCCGATGCATTGTTTGTTTTTAATTCCGAAAGCAGATCTTTTGCGACACCGCGTACCTGGTCCTATGTAAACGATATCATGGCCTCGCAACCCGAAGAAGATTTGGTCATGGCGATGGTTTCCGGAGCGATCGGGGAAGAATTGGCCGCATCGTATCTGGGCTTTCGACTCGTTGCGGCACAATTGCCTGATTTGGATGCGATTATGGAGGGAACGTGTACGGATGTCCCTACCGATCCTTCGGCTTTGCATATCCTCTGCACCGCCCTTACGATGCGGGTAAATGATTATACCGGAAGCAAAAAACTGAACAATCTTATCACCTATTCGCTCAAACTTCCCGGAGAATTTGCGGTAATGATTATCCAAGACCTTCGTGCCCGTAAAATCGAACTCGACCATGTCGAAAGCTGGCCGTTGTGGATGCGCCAGTTTAATACATTGCTACGATAA
- a CDS encoding LemA family protein, whose amino-acid sequence MQIFLIILGILAIISILMYNSLIGKKNQVDNIFAGVDTVLKKRYDLIPNLVASVERYMEHEKGILENVTALRAQAMKPNLSDDQKIALDTKLSAALGAITVAIENYPELKANENVMHLQRSLSEIEEQISAARRAYNQAVTDLNNAIEMFPTNLIAGWMNLQRRAVFEITIAERQNVNVHELFNR is encoded by the coding sequence ATGCAGATATTTTTAATCATTCTCGGTATTCTTGCCATCATTTCGATCTTGATGTACAACTCGCTTATCGGAAAAAAGAATCAGGTCGATAATATCTTTGCAGGGGTAGATACCGTGCTAAAAAAGAGGTACGATCTTATCCCGAATCTCGTGGCCTCTGTCGAACGATACATGGAGCACGAAAAAGGGATTCTCGAAAATGTAACGGCACTTCGTGCGCAAGCCATGAAACCCAACCTCAGTGATGATCAGAAAATCGCTCTCGATACCAAACTCTCTGCTGCTCTTGGGGCAATTACCGTTGCCATAGAGAACTATCCCGAACTCAAAGCCAACGAAAATGTCATGCATCTGCAACGTTCACTCAGCGAAATCGAAGAGCAGATCTCCGCAGCACGCCGTGCCTACAACCAAGCGGTTACCGATCTCAATAACGCCATCGAAATGTTCCCGACCAACCTCATCGCCGGATGGATGAATCTCCAACGCCGGGCCGTATTTGAAATCACCATTGCAGAACGTCAAAACGTCAATGTCCATGAGCTCTTTAATCGTTAA